The Niveispirillum cyanobacteriorum genome segment GCCAAAGGCTCCGACACCCCCTTCGACCCGCGTATCCACCTGCTGCGCGGGCACAAGGGCCAGATCGCGGTGGCCGACACGCTGCGGCGCCTGATGGACGGCTCCGCCATCCGCGCGTCGCACCGCGAGGATGATATCCGCGTGCAGGACCCCTACTGCCTGCGCTGCCAGCCGCAGGTGATGGGCGCGGCCCTGGATCTGCTGCGTCAGGCGGGCCAGACCTTGCTGACGGAGGCCAACGCCGTCTCCGACAACCCGCTGGTCTTTGCCGAGGATGACAGCGTGCTGTCCGGCGGCAATTTCCACGCCGAACCCGTGGCCTTCGCCGCCGACATGATCGCCATGGCCGTGTGCGAGATCGGCAGCTTGTCGGAACGCCGCATCGCCATGCTGGTGGACCCGGCCCTGTCCGGCCTGCCTGCCTTCCTGACGCCGAAGCCCGGCCTGAACTCCGGCTTCATGATCCCCCAGGTGACCGCCGCCGCCCTGGTGTCGGAAAACAAGCAGCGCGCCTATCCGGCCAGCGTCGACAGCATCCCTACCTCCGCCAATCAGGAAGACCATGTCTCCATGGCCGCCCATGGGGCACGGCGCCTGCTGTCCATGGTGGAGAACGCCGCCAGCGTGATCGCCATCGAATATCTCTCGGCCGCCCAGGGCTGCGACTTCCACGCCCCCTTGACCAGCAGCACCGTTCTGGAATCGCTGCGCGCCACTCTACGCAATGTGGTCCCCACCCTGACCGACGACCGCTATTTCCACGCCGACATCGCCGCCGCCTTGACCCTGGTCCGCACCGGTGCCCTGATCAAGACAGTGACGGGGGCGGGCGTGGAATTGCCGGGGGTGTAAAACAAATCATTCCCTTGCCCCTTCTCTTCATCATCCCGGCGGAAGCGGGGGTGATGAAGAGAAGGGCAGTGAAAGTGAGTGCATCCCCAATGCCAACGGACAGGCCACGACCAACCTCTGCCCGCTGACCGCCTTCGATAGAGAGGCGCTATGCCGGCCAGGGCAGCACTCGTGTTAGGTTTATTCTTAAACTG includes the following:
- the hutH gene encoding histidine ammonia-lyase is translated as MPHSMSVTLRPGAVSLGEWRRIYNGAAMTLDPACRPAVERSAATIARIIAKGDPVYGVNTGFGKLASVRIAADDLELLQRNIVLSHAAGVGDPVPRNVLRLMMALKLSSLGVGASGVKPATLDLLEALLANDILPVVPAQGSVGASGDLAPLSHMAAAMIGHGDVVANGTRMPAADALKAAGLSPLTLGPKEGLALLNGTQFSTAYALAGLFEAERLHGSALATGALATEAAKGSDTPFDPRIHLLRGHKGQIAVADTLRRLMDGSAIRASHREDDIRVQDPYCLRCQPQVMGAALDLLRQAGQTLLTEANAVSDNPLVFAEDDSVLSGGNFHAEPVAFAADMIAMAVCEIGSLSERRIAMLVDPALSGLPAFLTPKPGLNSGFMIPQVTAAALVSENKQRAYPASVDSIPTSANQEDHVSMAAHGARRLLSMVENAASVIAIEYLSAAQGCDFHAPLTSSTVLESLRATLRNVVPTLTDDRYFHADIAAALTLVRTGALIKTVTGAGVELPGV